From the genome of Chitinivibrionales bacterium, one region includes:
- a CDS encoding septal ring lytic transglycosylase RlpA family protein, translating into MGKKKKLSALPGACGIFLLLLSCATVPRYNRKPTCGTAQNQPLPNNPKKSPSANTKGTASYYGKKFHGKKTANGERFDMHALTAAHKTLPFNTRVKVTNFNNNRSVIVRINDRGPFKKGRIIDLSRGAAKKIGLIQTGAAPVRLEILP; encoded by the coding sequence ATGGGCAAAAAGAAAAAACTCTCCGCCCTTCCGGGAGCGTGCGGTATCTTTTTACTCTTGTTATCCTGTGCAACTGTGCCGCGCTACAACCGTAAACCAACCTGCGGTACCGCGCAAAATCAGCCCCTTCCAAACAACCCGAAAAAATCACCTTCGGCAAACACGAAAGGTACCGCATCGTATTACGGCAAAAAATTCCACGGAAAAAAAACGGCAAACGGCGAGCGTTTTGATATGCACGCCCTCACTGCGGCCCATAAAACCCTTCCCTTTAACACACGAGTGAAAGTAACAAATTTTAATAACAATCGATCGGTAATTGTTCGGATAAACGACAGGGGGCCCTTTAAAAAAGGCCGCATTATCGATTTATCACGGGGTGCTGCAAAAAAAATAGGCCTGATACAGACCGGCGCCGCACCAGTCAGGCTCGAGATACTGCCATGA